One window of the Pseudomonas knackmussii B13 genome contains the following:
- a CDS encoding YbaN family protein, translating into MTRPIRRHRHAWVRYLLLAVGWLSVALGVAGIFLPLLPTTPFLLLAAACFMRSSQRFYDWLVLHPRLGPWIADYLEGNGIPLKGKLYTLALMWASIGLSFYLLPHLWARVFMLTSAVLVSLYILLLVKTRRLG; encoded by the coding sequence ATGACGCGGCCCATCCGCCGTCATCGCCACGCCTGGGTGCGCTACCTGTTGCTGGCCGTTGGCTGGCTGAGCGTCGCCCTGGGCGTGGCCGGGATCTTCCTCCCTCTGCTCCCGACCACCCCTTTCCTCCTGCTCGCCGCCGCCTGCTTCATGCGCAGCTCGCAGCGTTTCTACGACTGGCTGGTGCTGCACCCGCGGCTCGGTCCGTGGATCGCCGACTACCTCGAAGGCAACGGCATCCCGCTCAAGGGCAAGCTCTATACCCTGGCGCTGATGTGGGCGAGCATCGGGCTTTCCTTCTACCTGCTGCCGCACCTCTGGGCCCGCGTGTTCATGCTGACCAGCGCGGTCCTGGTCAGCCTCTACATCCTCCTGCTCGTGAAGACCCGCCGCCTCGGCTGA